One genomic window of Paenibacillus xylanilyticus includes the following:
- the mtnA gene encoding S-methyl-5-thioribose-1-phosphate isomerase, whose protein sequence is MTTPEHQPLSSLNWKQDKLEMLDQRLLPETILMLKLYTPEEVWEAIHSMKVRGAPAIGIAAAFGVVLGAKAYDGLVIQGWLDHVKSTCAHLATSRPTAVNLFWALDRMMQKASALAETGTSIEDSNAALEAEALLIQKEDEEVCRMIGEHALPLFEDGMGVLTHCNAGGLATAKYGTATAPMYLAQERGIQLKVFADETRPVLQGARLTAFELQQAGIDVTLLCDNMAGMVMSKGWIQAVIVGTDRVAANGDVANKIGTYSVAVLAKAHNIPFYVASPLSTIDLSTPSGDLIPIEERSAEEVTEGFGKRTAPQGVKVFNPAFDVTPNEYVTAIITEKGVVRAPFKENLAALFAKEEV, encoded by the coding sequence ATGACAACCCCTGAACATCAGCCTCTGTCCTCCCTCAACTGGAAACAGGACAAGCTTGAAATGCTTGATCAACGCCTTCTGCCCGAAACGATTCTGATGCTTAAGCTATATACCCCTGAAGAAGTGTGGGAAGCCATTCACTCCATGAAAGTCCGCGGTGCTCCAGCTATTGGAATCGCTGCGGCGTTCGGTGTCGTATTGGGGGCCAAAGCTTACGATGGACTTGTCATCCAAGGCTGGCTCGATCATGTAAAATCCACTTGTGCCCATCTGGCGACTTCACGCCCAACAGCGGTGAATCTGTTCTGGGCACTCGATCGAATGATGCAAAAGGCAAGTGCTCTGGCCGAAACTGGAACAAGCATCGAAGACAGCAATGCTGCACTCGAAGCAGAAGCACTCTTAATTCAAAAAGAAGATGAAGAGGTTTGCCGGATGATCGGAGAACATGCACTTCCACTCTTCGAAGATGGTATGGGTGTGCTCACGCACTGCAACGCTGGTGGACTTGCCACAGCCAAATACGGCACGGCAACCGCGCCAATGTATCTCGCTCAGGAACGTGGCATTCAACTGAAAGTATTCGCAGACGAGACTCGTCCTGTTCTTCAAGGCGCACGGCTTACCGCATTTGAACTACAGCAAGCGGGTATCGATGTTACCCTTCTGTGTGACAATATGGCAGGTATGGTGATGTCCAAAGGTTGGATACAAGCCGTTATAGTTGGTACAGACCGCGTCGCGGCAAACGGTGATGTGGCGAACAAAATCGGAACATACAGCGTAGCGGTACTTGCCAAAGCGCACAATATTCCGTTTTATGTGGCCAGCCCGCTGTCCACCATTGACTTGTCCACACCTTCCGGGGATCTCATCCCGATTGAGGAGCGTTCTGCCGAGGAAGTAACCGAAGGCTTTGGCAAACGTACAGCACCACAAGGGGTGAAAGTATTTAACCCTGCATTTGATGTAACGCCTAATGAGTATGTAACAGCAATCATTACGGAAAAAGGTGTTGTTCGTGCTCCGTTCAAAGAAAACCTGGCTGCCTTGTTTGCCAAAGAAGAAGTATAA
- the mtnK gene encoding S-methyl-5-thioribose kinase — MSQYHPLTPQEAIELAKTLPGPFTADANLECREIGDGNLNLVFHITDQNSDKSIIIKQALPYAKVVGESWPLSLVRARIEREILQEEYRLCPGMVPEVYHYDDDLALTVMEDLSDHVIMRKGLIEGVTYPLFAQHIGEFMARTLFFTSDLGMNQQLKKEKQGRFVNPDQCKITEDLIFDEPYRIAEKNNYEPSIEDEAEALRTDGALHLEVALLREKFLTHGQALLHGDLHTGSIFVTPESTKVIDPEFAYYGPMGFDVGAVLANLLLNYASLPGWIQDENALRDRETLLLDMVRDVWNEFETRFRALWESDLVDPMAKAPGYQDLYVQQLFRDSIGFAGAKMVRRIVGLAHVADIDTIQDAAERERAQRKALAIGKTLIKNNRRLNTIGEVLDLVSTAISSIKV; from the coding sequence TTGTCTCAATATCACCCGTTAACCCCCCAAGAAGCAATCGAACTGGCCAAAACCTTACCGGGTCCATTTACGGCAGATGCAAATCTGGAATGCCGTGAGATCGGAGACGGTAATCTGAATTTGGTTTTCCATATCACGGATCAGAACTCCGATAAAAGTATCATTATCAAACAGGCCCTTCCTTATGCGAAAGTCGTTGGCGAATCTTGGCCTCTGTCCCTGGTTCGTGCCCGAATTGAACGCGAAATTCTCCAGGAAGAGTATCGTCTCTGCCCGGGGATGGTGCCAGAAGTGTATCACTATGATGATGATCTCGCGTTGACGGTTATGGAAGATCTCAGTGATCATGTAATTATGCGCAAAGGGCTCATTGAAGGTGTCACATACCCTCTCTTCGCACAGCATATTGGAGAATTCATGGCAAGAACGCTTTTCTTCACATCCGATCTCGGCATGAATCAACAGCTGAAGAAGGAAAAGCAGGGTCGATTCGTGAATCCCGATCAGTGTAAAATCACGGAAGATCTGATCTTTGACGAACCATACCGGATCGCTGAGAAAAACAATTATGAACCTTCCATCGAGGACGAGGCGGAAGCCCTTCGCACAGACGGAGCATTGCATCTGGAAGTGGCCCTGCTTCGGGAAAAATTCCTCACCCATGGACAAGCTCTGCTTCATGGTGACCTTCATACGGGAAGTATTTTTGTCACACCAGAATCGACCAAAGTTATTGATCCCGAGTTTGCCTACTATGGTCCGATGGGATTCGACGTGGGTGCCGTACTCGCCAACCTGCTTTTGAACTATGCTTCTCTGCCAGGCTGGATTCAGGATGAAAACGCACTGCGTGACCGCGAAACGCTGCTGCTTGATATGGTTCGTGATGTATGGAATGAGTTTGAGACCCGCTTCCGTGCATTATGGGAATCTGATCTCGTTGATCCAATGGCGAAAGCCCCAGGATATCAAGACCTTTATGTACAACAATTGTTCAGAGATTCCATTGGCTTCGCGGGTGCGAAAATGGTACGCCGCATTGTTGGCCTTGCCCACGTGGCAGATATTGATACGATTCAGGATGCTGCAGAACGTGAACGTGCTCAGCGCAAAGCACTTGCTATTGGTAAAACGTTAATCAAGAACAATCGCCGACTGAACACCATTGGTGAAGTGCTGGACCTTGTGTCCACAGCCATCTCCTCAATCAAAGTTTAA
- a CDS encoding DegV family protein yields MSRIKIFADSTSDLNPEWIKTHDIGIIPLYVVFGDESLKDGVEITPERLYERVSKDGRLPKTAAPSPADFMTAFQPYIEQGDDILYISLSSELSSTYQNALLASSEFPEGRISVVDSLNLSSGIGLLVMKAVYAAQKGQSLKEITHLVEAVKPNVRTEFVIDTLEYLHKGGRCSGMQNLIGSLLKIRPVIRVTDGKMSPAYKVRGKREKALDQMLQNTLNEKHQIDTDLIIVVHTMAEEDALELQKSLQEQTGGRVELTTAGCVICSHCGPKTTGIIYNTVL; encoded by the coding sequence ATGTCAAGAATCAAAATTTTTGCAGATAGCACGAGTGATCTTAATCCAGAATGGATTAAGACTCACGATATTGGGATTATTCCGTTGTACGTTGTATTCGGTGATGAATCCCTGAAGGATGGTGTTGAGATCACACCTGAACGGCTGTATGAGCGGGTTAGCAAAGACGGACGACTGCCCAAAACAGCTGCTCCATCCCCTGCTGATTTCATGACGGCTTTTCAACCATACATAGAACAAGGGGACGACATCTTGTATATCAGTTTGTCATCTGAGCTTTCATCCACTTATCAAAACGCACTGCTGGCAAGTTCAGAGTTTCCCGAAGGCCGTATCTCTGTTGTGGACTCACTTAATCTTTCCTCCGGCATTGGACTGCTTGTGATGAAGGCAGTGTATGCTGCGCAGAAAGGTCAGAGCCTGAAAGAAATCACTCATTTGGTTGAAGCAGTGAAGCCCAATGTACGGACCGAATTTGTCATTGATACTTTGGAGTATCTGCACAAGGGTGGACGCTGTTCAGGCATGCAAAACCTGATCGGAAGCCTTCTCAAGATTCGCCCCGTCATTCGCGTAACAGATGGCAAGATGTCACCAGCCTACAAAGTCCGTGGAAAAAGGGAAAAGGCGCTGGATCAAATGCTGCAAAATACACTCAACGAAAAGCACCAGATTGACACAGACCTCATCATTGTTGTACATACCATGGCTGAAGAGGATGCACTCGAGCTGCAGAAATCCCTGCAGGAACAAACGGGTGGACGGGTAGAATTAACGACAGCAGGATGTGTAATCTGCAGCCATTGCGGACCCAAAACAACAGGTATCATCTATAACACGGTTTTGTAA
- a CDS encoding Dps family protein — MATKNKTDQAKSVEQVLNRQVANLNVLYVKIHNYHWYVKGPNFFTLHVKFEEFYNEVTVQMDEIAERILTLKGSPAATMKEYLELASIQEAAGGEDAKTMVQNLIEDFATLSNEYQEGIEVAEAAEDQPTSDMLTGFKAELEKHMWMLRSFLG, encoded by the coding sequence ATGGCTACAAAAAACAAAACAGATCAAGCGAAATCAGTAGAACAAGTACTTAATCGTCAGGTAGCTAACCTGAACGTCCTGTACGTCAAAATCCATAACTATCACTGGTATGTAAAAGGACCAAACTTTTTCACGCTGCATGTGAAATTTGAAGAGTTTTATAATGAAGTTACTGTACAAATGGATGAAATCGCTGAGCGTATTCTTACGCTGAAAGGCAGCCCTGCTGCTACCATGAAAGAGTATCTGGAGCTCGCTTCCATTCAGGAAGCTGCAGGTGGCGAAGATGCAAAAACAATGGTGCAAAACCTGATCGAGGACTTTGCTACGCTGTCCAATGAGTACCAGGAAGGTATTGAAGTAGCGGAAGCTGCAGAAGACCAGCCGACATCCGACATGCTGACTGGTTTCAAAGCCGAACTGGAGAAACACATGTGGATGCTGCGTTCCTTCTTGGGTTAA
- a CDS encoding DUF423 domain-containing protein, with protein MQRVWMTVGAVMTMLSVAIGAFGAHMLKEKIGADAIAVYETGVQYHMIHAVALLIVGLTAGQLGVSSKLKWAARLLFIGIIVFSGSLYVLSITGIKVLGAITPIGGVAFIAGWLLFALDVWQRGKERS; from the coding sequence ATGCAACGAGTATGGATGACCGTTGGAGCCGTAATGACAATGCTGTCTGTAGCGATTGGTGCGTTCGGTGCCCATATGCTTAAGGAAAAAATCGGCGCAGATGCCATTGCCGTATATGAAACCGGAGTGCAGTATCACATGATTCATGCGGTGGCCCTGTTGATTGTTGGGTTAACAGCTGGTCAACTTGGGGTGTCCTCCAAGCTAAAATGGGCAGCGCGTCTATTGTTTATCGGTATTATTGTGTTCTCCGGCAGCTTATATGTACTTAGTATTACGGGCATCAAAGTTTTAGGTGCCATTACACCTATTGGTGGAGTTGCTTTTATTGCTGGATGGCTGTTATTTGCCTTAGATGTGTGGCAACGAGGGAAAGAGCGCTCCTAA
- the sufC gene encoding Fe-S cluster assembly ATPase SufC, with the protein MATNFVIEGLKATIEGKEILKGINLEMKGGEIHAIMGPNGTGKSTLASALMGHPKYEVTDGTVTLDGEDVLDMAVDERARAGLFLAMQYPSEIAGVTNSDFLRSAINARRGEGNEISLIKFIRQMEGKMKELDMNPEFAHRYLNEGFSGGEKKRNEILQMMLLDPKIVVLDEIDSGLDIDALKIVANGVNAMKSEDRGFLIITHYQRLLNYITPDYVHVMMQGRIVKSGGPELAHRLEAEGYDWVKEELGITDETVGQEA; encoded by the coding sequence ATGGCTACGAATTTCGTCATTGAAGGTCTGAAAGCGACGATCGAAGGTAAAGAAATCCTGAAAGGCATTAACCTGGAAATGAAAGGTGGAGAAATCCACGCAATCATGGGTCCGAACGGAACAGGTAAATCCACATTGGCATCGGCTCTGATGGGTCACCCTAAATATGAAGTAACAGACGGTACAGTAACCCTTGATGGTGAAGATGTACTGGACATGGCAGTAGATGAGCGTGCGCGTGCAGGTCTATTCCTGGCTATGCAATATCCGAGCGAAATTGCAGGCGTAACGAACTCCGACTTCCTGCGCAGTGCAATTAACGCACGTCGCGGCGAAGGTAACGAGATCTCCCTGATCAAGTTCATTCGTCAAATGGAAGGCAAAATGAAAGAACTCGACATGAATCCAGAGTTTGCACACCGTTACCTGAACGAAGGTTTCTCCGGTGGTGAGAAAAAACGTAACGAGATTCTGCAAATGATGCTGCTTGATCCAAAAATCGTAGTTCTTGATGAGATCGACTCCGGTCTGGATATCGACGCGCTGAAAATTGTAGCAAATGGTGTAAATGCAATGAAGAGCGAAGATCGTGGATTCCTTATCATCACTCACTATCAGCGTTTGTTGAACTACATTACACCTGATTATGTGCACGTTATGATGCAAGGTCGTATCGTGAAATCTGGCGGACCTGAACTGGCTCACCGTCTGGAAGCAGAAGGATATGACTGGGTTAAGGAAGAGCTGGGAATCACGGATGAAACTGTAGGCCAAGAAGCGTAA
- a CDS encoding YunC family protein → MVSMEPIVVGEHVLVGVEVKLPRTTLLTINTSKGYIMCGALDVGLLNEKLGDRKIIAARAVGVRTLDQLLHAPMESVTTEAEAMGITVGMTGVEALLKMI, encoded by the coding sequence ATGGTGAGCATGGAGCCGATTGTAGTTGGAGAGCATGTGCTGGTTGGGGTGGAAGTGAAGTTACCCAGAACGACGTTATTGACAATCAACACATCCAAAGGATATATCATGTGTGGAGCACTTGATGTCGGATTACTTAACGAAAAGCTTGGGGATCGCAAGATTATTGCAGCTCGAGCGGTTGGTGTGAGAACGCTGGATCAGCTGCTGCACGCGCCGATGGAGTCCGTCACAACCGAAGCTGAAGCGATGGGCATAACGGTTGGGATGACAGGTGTAGAGGCATTGCTGAAGATGATCTGA
- a CDS encoding DUF1802 family protein translates to MLGTTIPALKEWASAIKALENGRQILVMRKGGIVEETRHFELKSPAFYLYPTYEHQRKELIKSSDHSYVEESLAEWVPEASTIRITAYAEVIQDLEIQDQEMLDRLHDFHMWTSDFAEDRLKWKRKDPLHVLILRVYRLNEPMEIPVLPEYNGCRSWISIPNGPVPREMTPVVDVADFDEQVQKINDMLKI, encoded by the coding sequence ATGTTAGGCACAACGATACCGGCATTAAAAGAGTGGGCTTCCGCAATTAAAGCGCTGGAAAACGGTCGCCAGATTCTGGTGATGCGCAAAGGCGGTATTGTGGAGGAAACCAGACATTTTGAGCTGAAAAGTCCGGCATTTTATCTGTATCCGACTTATGAACATCAGCGTAAAGAACTGATTAAGTCCTCTGATCATTCGTATGTTGAAGAATCACTGGCCGAATGGGTGCCCGAAGCTTCGACAATCCGCATCACTGCCTATGCCGAAGTGATACAGGATTTGGAGATCCAAGATCAGGAAATGCTGGATCGACTTCATGACTTTCATATGTGGACATCGGATTTTGCCGAAGACCGCTTGAAGTGGAAACGGAAAGATCCGTTACATGTATTGATACTCCGTGTGTACCGTTTGAATGAACCGATGGAAATACCGGTGCTGCCCGAATATAATGGGTGCCGTTCCTGGATTTCCATTCCGAATGGTCCGGTGCCGCGCGAAATGACGCCGGTGGTGGATGTTGCGGATTTTGACGAACAGGTACAGAAGATTAACGATATGCTCAAGATATAA